In one window of Borrelia anserina Es DNA:
- a CDS encoding exodeoxyribonuclease V subunit gamma — translation MYKIYKTNKVSRIYNKIKEIIKNDDIFKKETIIISKSNILEEEIKKYLATMNEVSYNLHIKKNIMKTIYNLSIENHNIKNFLENNTLLLYSETEKFILYHILKDNKIKDIKQFKSTKNRYIFASKIITLFHKYYSKFSNLIDNWRQNKLLFEDKNKIFYESMQKELFEKLFENQINIFDFHKTIEQEITNTKQSIETKRIIVIGESREIDRKILHCLQKIFDITIYELILEDITHIQSKLIDELVPVKIKRFNSSIQIKQEIDIQLFEEKNFLASFKNNIINGNPLLNLDNSFKIIEASTKKREVEILVNNILYSTQNNNLKINDIIITCLPKDIDTYLPYIEEFLSKYELEFTILDPKETSKNKSIIALKQLMKLFISNKGTISDFNRKEIIDFLSNTKVMNKFNISISELEYLIKFSDAVNIHFGINDSHKESSSYDTNFLNSWEDGFNRFLTSTIFDEKYECNNCQESISFQDQDSIIRLISIIKSLYEDITYFKEQEYTIYEWAEIIDIFIDKYIQLEDNNTIDEYIKTRIQYLKNFSRDFNENLHKDYMATVKNRKVDFALFKIMLEESIEKKDYQSSNQNTSILIASSDKIEYLQKSEVHFLGTHKLNSNINFNNMDLLNEYYDYTNITQDNISNLIKIIFAASNKFYFYYSLSESLNPDINQPKVINKIVSYIREMGQEFKIEIHPNENYNFEYFKHKKANYLINYDIEAFNIAKSLQKSKHLTFKQKRLKLKKQITLGIEDINKAITNPYKYFYEEILNVYIKDISQIGEIKKKQEEQIINTDNFNYKLMTNFIPIYECLKDKTNEQHILERIDEIIENQIQKGIIPTNIKKSTIKEEFIAKFKEIKNNIDINFQEFCILQKVDIILNKNIPVNFKGKILEFKLNGKLKNVYKIDNRYFYLNIEKKDYSQDKISRKIDLYIIGLMLKEEIENIDLIQEIKINYETSKLSLDNQYTNEAINSSDLTNLLKQISYISSYPTPIYKDLIQKSLLKIKDINKFPTVLKKQIKYPHKSISINKGMEFILKQRDITWCPYYNRFKDTHDLDIDQNLEKLLQDFYTKFIKL, via the coding sequence ATGTATAAGATATATAAAACAAACAAAGTAAGTAGAATTTACAATAAAATCAAAGAGATAATTAAAAATGATGACATATTTAAAAAAGAAACCATCATCATTTCAAAAAGCAATATTTTAGAAGAAGAAATTAAAAAATACCTAGCAACCATGAATGAAGTTTCATATAACCTTCATATAAAAAAAAATATAATGAAAACAATATATAACCTTTCAATAGAAAATCACAATATAAAGAATTTCTTAGAAAACAACACCTTGCTTCTTTACTCAGAAACAGAAAAATTTATTCTATATCACATATTAAAAGACAATAAAATAAAAGATATCAAACAATTTAAATCAACAAAAAACAGATATATCTTTGCATCCAAAATAATAACTCTTTTTCACAAATACTACTCTAAATTTTCAAATCTAATTGATAATTGGAGACAAAATAAACTTTTATTTGAAGACAAGAATAAGATTTTCTATGAATCAATGCAAAAGGAACTATTTGAAAAACTATTTGAAAATCAAATTAACATTTTTGATTTTCACAAAACAATAGAACAAGAGATAACAAACACTAAGCAAAGCATTGAAACAAAAAGAATAATAGTTATAGGAGAAAGCAGAGAAATTGACAGAAAAATTTTACATTGCTTGCAAAAAATCTTTGACATCACAATATACGAATTAATACTCGAAGATATAACTCACATCCAATCTAAACTCATAGATGAACTAGTACCAGTAAAAATCAAAAGATTTAATTCAAGCATACAAATAAAACAAGAAATTGATATCCAATTATTTGAAGAGAAAAATTTCTTAGCAAGTTTTAAAAATAATATTATAAATGGCAATCCTTTACTAAACTTAGACAATAGTTTTAAAATAATAGAAGCAAGCACAAAAAAACGAGAAGTAGAAATTCTAGTAAACAATATTTTATACTCAACACAAAATAACAATTTAAAAATAAATGACATTATAATAACTTGCCTACCAAAAGATATAGACACATACTTGCCATACATAGAAGAATTTTTAAGCAAATACGAACTTGAATTTACTATCTTAGATCCCAAAGAAACCTCAAAAAATAAGAGCATAATAGCATTAAAACAATTAATGAAACTTTTCATTTCAAATAAGGGAACTATTAGTGATTTTAACAGAAAAGAAATAATTGACTTTTTAAGTAATACAAAAGTAATGAATAAATTCAACATCTCAATAAGTGAATTAGAATATCTGATAAAATTTAGCGACGCAGTGAATATTCACTTTGGAATAAATGACAGTCATAAAGAAAGCTCATCTTATGACACAAATTTTCTAAATTCATGGGAAGATGGTTTTAACAGATTTCTCACATCCACAATTTTTGATGAAAAATATGAATGCAACAATTGCCAAGAAAGTATAAGCTTTCAAGATCAAGATTCAATAATAAGATTAATAAGCATAATAAAAAGTCTATATGAAGACATAACATACTTTAAAGAACAAGAATATACAATATATGAATGGGCAGAAATAATAGATATATTCATAGATAAATATATTCAACTTGAAGACAACAATACAATCGATGAATACATAAAAACAAGAATACAATACCTTAAAAATTTTTCAAGAGATTTCAATGAAAATCTTCATAAAGATTACATGGCAACAGTTAAGAACAGGAAAGTTGATTTTGCACTTTTCAAAATAATGCTTGAGGAGAGCATAGAGAAAAAAGATTATCAATCAAGCAACCAAAACACAAGCATACTTATAGCCAGCTCAGATAAAATCGAATATTTACAAAAATCTGAAGTTCATTTTTTAGGAACTCACAAATTAAACTCAAACATTAATTTCAACAACATGGACTTATTAAATGAATACTATGATTATACCAATATAACTCAAGATAATATTTCAAATCTAATTAAAATAATTTTTGCAGCATCAAACAAGTTCTATTTCTATTACTCACTAAGCGAATCTCTAAACCCAGATATTAATCAACCTAAAGTAATAAACAAAATAGTAAGTTACATAAGAGAAATGGGACAAGAATTCAAAATTGAAATACACCCAAATGAAAATTACAATTTTGAATATTTCAAACACAAAAAAGCAAATTACCTAATCAACTATGACATAGAAGCTTTTAATATTGCAAAATCACTACAAAAAAGCAAACATCTAACCTTTAAACAGAAAAGACTTAAATTAAAAAAACAAATTACACTAGGAATAGAAGATATCAATAAAGCCATAACTAATCCTTACAAATACTTTTACGAAGAAATATTAAATGTATATATTAAAGACATAAGCCAAATTGGTGAAATTAAGAAAAAACAAGAAGAACAGATTATTAATACTGATAATTTCAATTATAAGCTCATGACTAATTTCATACCAATATATGAATGCCTAAAAGATAAAACGAACGAACAGCACATATTGGAAAGAATAGATGAAATAATTGAAAACCAAATTCAAAAGGGAATAATACCTACGAATATTAAAAAATCAACTATAAAAGAAGAATTCATAGCAAAATTCAAAGAAATTAAAAATAATATTGATATTAATTTTCAAGAATTTTGCATTTTACAAAAGGTCGATATTATATTAAATAAAAACATACCCGTTAATTTCAAAGGTAAAATACTAGAATTTAAGTTAAATGGAAAACTTAAAAATGTATACAAAATTGATAATCGATATTTTTACCTCAACATAGAAAAAAAAGATTACAGTCAAGATAAAATTAGCAGGAAAATAGACCTATACATAATAGGATTAATGTTAAAAGAGGAGATTGAAAACATAGATTTAATTCAAGAAATAAAAATAAATTATGAAACTTCCAAATTATCACTTGATAACCAATATACAAACGAAGCAATAAACTCTTCTGATCTTACAAATTTACTAAAACAAATATCATACATATCAAGCTATCCTACTCCCATTTATAAGGATTTGATACAGAAAAGTCTACTTAAAATAAAAGATATAAACAAATTTCCAACGGTACTAAAAAAACAAATAAAATATCCACATAAAAGCATTAGCATTAATAAAGGTATGGAATTTATCCTCAAACAAAGAGATATAACATGGTGTCCATATTACAACAGATTTAAAGATACCCATGACTTAGATATAGATCAAAATTTAGAAAAACTACTTCAAGACTTTTATACCAAATTTATTAAGCTATAA
- a CDS encoding nicotinate phosphoribosyltransferase, translating to MNNLPLFTDFYALSMMNAYLTKDINPKAKFEMFFRKTPFKNGYIILAGIHTLINTIKGLYFRKEEIEYLEGLKYFDKKFLEYLKKLRLNIKISAIEEGRIVFPHEPILTIEGNLIELLLIEGLVLNTINFESLIATKTARIKEAGAKNLAEFGLRRAQGINGALSASKAAYIGGADFTSNVLAGYKYNIPVIGTMAHSWVMSFTSEEEAFWEYAKTYPNNVSLLIDTYDTLNSGLKNAIKVFRALKNKGSQNFSVRIDSGDLEYLSKEVRKKLNENGLSEVKIIISNELDEEIIMYLNSIHAPIDCWGVGTNLVTAKGDPNLSGVYKMISIQQNGNFIPKMKISNNIDKATLPSEKGVVRIYSNEQMIFDLIFLKEEEEEIKKMLSSKKKFTIFHPTQENILKKIKTYESFEFLTHTIFENGKIYNNNKLTLENIRKRVKSDLKKIDPTYKRLINPHMYKVSITEKLKKLRNKLTKANKTL from the coding sequence ATGAATAATTTACCACTATTTACAGATTTTTATGCGCTTTCAATGATGAATGCTTATTTAACAAAAGATATCAATCCAAAAGCCAAATTTGAAATGTTTTTCAGAAAAACACCATTTAAAAATGGATACATAATTCTAGCAGGAATTCATACATTAATTAATACTATAAAAGGACTATATTTCAGAAAAGAAGAGATTGAATATCTAGAAGGACTAAAGTATTTCGACAAAAAATTTTTAGAATACTTAAAAAAACTTAGATTAAACATCAAAATAAGTGCAATAGAAGAGGGAAGAATCGTTTTCCCCCATGAACCCATACTAACCATTGAAGGAAATTTAATCGAACTTTTACTAATAGAAGGCTTGGTATTAAATACAATAAATTTTGAAAGTCTAATCGCAACTAAAACAGCAAGAATAAAAGAAGCTGGAGCTAAAAACCTAGCTGAATTTGGTCTTAGAAGAGCTCAAGGAATTAATGGAGCACTCTCAGCAAGTAAAGCTGCTTACATAGGGGGTGCTGACTTTACAAGCAATGTACTTGCAGGATATAAATACAACATTCCCGTAATTGGCACAATGGCTCACAGCTGGGTAATGAGTTTCACAAGTGAAGAAGAAGCCTTTTGGGAATATGCAAAAACATATCCAAACAACGTAAGTTTACTAATTGACACTTATGATACACTCAACAGCGGACTTAAAAATGCAATAAAAGTTTTCAGAGCACTAAAGAACAAAGGAAGCCAAAATTTTTCTGTTAGAATTGACAGTGGCGATCTTGAATACTTAAGCAAAGAAGTAAGAAAAAAGCTCAACGAAAATGGATTATCCGAGGTGAAAATTATTATATCAAACGAACTTGATGAAGAGATTATCATGTATCTAAACTCAATTCATGCCCCTATTGATTGTTGGGGCGTAGGAACAAATCTAGTTACTGCAAAAGGAGATCCCAATCTTTCAGGAGTATATAAAATGATATCAATTCAACAAAACGGAAACTTTATCCCTAAAATGAAAATATCAAATAACATTGACAAAGCAACCCTCCCTTCTGAAAAAGGGGTTGTCAGAATATATTCAAACGAACAAATGATTTTTGACCTAATTTTTTTAAAAGAAGAAGAAGAAGAAATAAAAAAAATGTTAAGCTCAAAAAAGAAATTTACAATCTTCCACCCTACACAAGAAAATATACTTAAAAAAATAAAAACATACGAAAGCTTTGAATTCCTAACACATACAATTTTTGAAAACGGTAAAATTTATAACAATAATAAATTAACCCTAGAGAATATAAGAAAAAGAGTTAAAAGCGATCTTAAAAAAATTGATCCTACATACAAAAGACTCATAAATCCACATATGTACAAAGTAAGCATCACAGAAAAATTAAAAAAATTAAGAAACAAACTCACCAAAGCAAACAAAACACTATAA
- the zwf gene encoding glucose-6-phosphate dehydrogenase → MSEKNVSNFDIVIFGITGNLSRRKLIPSLFNLYKDGYISNFRIIGFSRRYFTDEELKIYIKDSLWQEESTALIDDFLKFFVYLSGDFRERSAYLKLSYLLANRERIYYLSTSPEFYEAIIENLKSCLFNDTSCLSKIILEKPFGSSLDTARCLNSLLYSVFKEEQIYRIDHYLGKETVQNIFTFRFGNSIFEHIWNSRYVDFIQITVAEEVGIDGRAEYYDSVGALRDMVQNHILQLLSLIAMEPPIGFNADFIHDEKVRVLKSLRKFNRETVLDHIVKGQYVRSQVQGILKKGYREEAKFLSTSNTETYLAMKLFIDNWRWFGVPFYIRTGKALVRKFSEIYIQFKKPDFNIFNIKSNNLSNALIFRIQPRDGIEIKFNAKRPGYNYEIQEANMGFSYHVSFNKFFGESYERLLFDAFWGDRTLYARNDEIDSSWEFVSDILDKWEDIKNWDYFYGSEGPVEANMLLEKDHFWRKM, encoded by the coding sequence ATGAGTGAAAAGAATGTATCTAATTTTGATATTGTGATATTTGGTATTACTGGTAATTTATCTAGAAGAAAACTTATTCCTTCTCTTTTTAATTTGTATAAAGATGGTTATATTAGTAATTTTAGGATTATTGGATTTTCACGAAGATACTTTACTGATGAGGAACTTAAGATTTATATTAAAGATTCTTTGTGGCAAGAAGAGTCTACTGCTTTAATTGATGATTTTCTAAAATTTTTTGTTTATTTGTCAGGAGATTTTAGGGAAAGGAGTGCTTATTTAAAATTGTCATATCTTTTAGCTAATAGAGAGAGAATATATTATCTTTCAACATCTCCTGAATTTTATGAGGCAATAATTGAGAATTTGAAATCATGTTTATTTAATGATACTTCTTGTTTGTCTAAGATCATTCTTGAGAAGCCTTTTGGTAGTAGTCTTGATACGGCTAGGTGTTTAAACTCGCTTCTTTATTCTGTGTTTAAAGAGGAACAAATCTACAGGATAGATCATTATTTAGGCAAAGAAACGGTTCAAAATATTTTTACATTTAGATTTGGGAATTCTATTTTTGAGCATATTTGGAACAGTCGTTATGTGGATTTTATTCAAATTACCGTAGCAGAGGAGGTCGGGATTGATGGTAGAGCTGAGTATTATGATTCTGTTGGCGCCTTAAGGGATATGGTGCAGAATCATATTTTGCAACTTTTAAGTCTGATTGCAATGGAGCCTCCTATTGGTTTTAATGCTGATTTTATTCATGATGAGAAGGTTAGGGTTTTAAAGAGTTTGAGAAAATTCAATAGAGAAACTGTGCTAGATCATATTGTTAAAGGACAATATGTGCGTTCTCAAGTACAAGGAATTTTAAAGAAGGGATATAGAGAGGAAGCTAAATTTTTAAGTACTTCAAATACTGAAACTTATTTGGCTATGAAATTGTTTATTGATAATTGGCGTTGGTTTGGGGTTCCTTTTTATATTAGAACAGGAAAGGCACTTGTGAGGAAATTTTCAGAAATATATATTCAGTTTAAAAAACCTGATTTCAATATTTTCAATATTAAGTCGAATAATCTTTCAAATGCTTTGATTTTTAGAATTCAGCCAAGGGATGGTATTGAAATTAAGTTTAATGCTAAACGTCCGGGATATAATTATGAGATTCAGGAAGCTAATATGGGATTTTCTTATCATGTTTCATTTAACAAATTTTTTGGTGAATCTTATGAGAGATTGCTATTTGATGCTTTTTGGGGTGATAGGACTTTGTATGCTCGTAATGATGAGATTGATAGTTCTTGGGAATTTGTGTCAGATATTCTTGATAAGTGGGAAGATATTAAGAATTGGGATTATTTTTATGGCTCAGAAGGACCAGTTGAGGCAAATATGCTTTTAGAAAAGGATCATTTTTGGCGTAAAATGTAG
- a CDS encoding Na+/H+ antiporter NhaC family protein gives MGKVSHVKPNFLGLVPFLVFIVVYMGTGLALEIQGVEMAFYQMPPIIAMVLAIVASFLLFKGSFTDKLNEFIEGCAQNDIMFISFIFLISGAFSAVCKEIGSVETVANIGLKYIPANLLVAGIFLICLFLSTATGSFLGTVVAITPIGFDIANKSGIPLPMVAGAVLGGGAFGDSMSLISDTTIIASRTQGVKIIDVFKNGAFLTFPASILSIVAFAVLGSYVDSIGVNVDLGEISYVKVIPYLFVIVFAFLGVDVFLVLFFGILIAGSIGILNGDLTLLLMCKKLNEGLLDLSEMLILVIFTGGVSYMTIRHGGFEWVLTKLKYLAKCRKSAEFTITFLIMMVTGFLSNSGLAILVNGTVTKGISEANSVCPKRCAALLSISSCALIGALPYGMHMISVINIAKGTISPIAIMPFLFYQVFLAVIIILSIAFFGLKSRLLNSFRS, from the coding sequence ATGGGTAAAGTTAGTCATGTAAAGCCAAATTTTTTAGGGCTTGTGCCTTTTCTTGTTTTTATTGTTGTTTATATGGGAACAGGATTGGCTTTAGAGATTCAGGGTGTAGAGATGGCTTTTTATCAGATGCCACCAATAATTGCTATGGTATTAGCTATTGTTGCATCATTCCTTTTATTCAAAGGTTCATTTACAGATAAGCTGAATGAATTTATCGAAGGATGTGCACAGAATGATATTATGTTTATATCTTTCATCTTTCTCATTTCAGGTGCTTTTTCTGCTGTTTGTAAGGAAATAGGTAGTGTTGAAACCGTAGCAAATATTGGACTTAAGTATATACCTGCTAATTTGTTGGTAGCAGGCATATTTTTAATATGCCTTTTTCTTTCTACTGCAACTGGCAGTTTTCTTGGTACTGTTGTAGCTATTACTCCAATTGGCTTTGATATAGCGAATAAAAGTGGTATTCCACTTCCAATGGTTGCAGGGGCTGTGCTTGGAGGTGGTGCTTTTGGTGATAGCATGTCTTTAATATCAGATACAACTATTATTGCAAGTCGTACCCAAGGGGTTAAAATTATAGATGTTTTTAAGAATGGTGCTTTTCTTACATTCCCTGCATCCATTTTATCAATTGTAGCATTTGCTGTTTTAGGCTCTTATGTTGATAGTATAGGGGTTAATGTTGATCTTGGTGAGATAAGTTATGTGAAGGTAATTCCTTATCTTTTTGTTATAGTTTTTGCATTTTTAGGAGTAGATGTATTTTTAGTTTTATTTTTTGGAATATTGATTGCTGGTAGTATTGGTATTTTAAATGGCGATTTAACTTTACTTTTAATGTGTAAAAAGCTTAATGAGGGACTTTTAGATTTAAGTGAGATGCTTATTCTTGTTATTTTTACAGGGGGAGTCTCTTATATGACCATTAGGCATGGAGGTTTTGAGTGGGTTTTAACTAAGTTAAAGTATTTGGCTAAATGTAGGAAGAGTGCTGAGTTTACAATTACTTTTTTAATAATGATGGTGACAGGGTTTCTTTCTAATAGTGGTCTTGCAATTTTAGTTAATGGGACTGTTACTAAGGGTATATCTGAGGCTAATTCTGTATGTCCTAAGCGTTGTGCGGCATTACTTTCAATTTCTTCTTGTGCTTTGATTGGTGCTTTACCGTATGGCATGCATATGATAAGTGTAATAAATATTGCCAAAGGCACTATATCTCCAATTGCCATTATGCCATTTTTATTTTATCAAGTGTTTTTGGCTGTTATTATTATTTTGTCTATAGCTTTTTTTGGATTAAAAAGTCGACTTTTAAATTCTTTTAGAAGTTGA
- a CDS encoding ABC transporter substrate-binding protein: MKKILVSIIILIVISCSSKKTQSTLNILNWAEYIDEKLLAQFERENNVKINYECFNNNEEMMAKFNNTKGYYDIIVPSEYLVGELASTKKIEMLDHSKLPNVKSNLLDELQTLEYDPDNTYSIPLFWGVMGILYNKTKVDIKDMNEFDILFNEKYKKEIAMLDSPKENIGVALKKLGYSFNEHNISILKKAEELLKKQAPLVIGYFSDIAAKSLVLNGEASIQLTWSGEALDAMLKDPNLDFYVPQNTNIWIDVMVIPSDAPNKELAYKFINFLYENEASYANFEETRYNSPNKNVFSQLKEEAKNNPEINLYLEEKFVPKDFSKYEVFKTIPKKVKEEQMRIYIELSS, encoded by the coding sequence TTGAAAAAAATTTTAGTATCCATAATAATTTTAATAGTTATATCTTGTTCTTCAAAAAAGACACAAAGTACTCTTAATATTCTCAATTGGGCAGAATATATTGATGAGAAACTACTAGCCCAATTTGAAAGAGAAAATAATGTGAAAATAAATTATGAATGTTTCAATAATAATGAAGAAATGATGGCCAAATTCAATAATACAAAAGGCTATTATGATATCATAGTTCCATCAGAATATCTAGTTGGAGAATTAGCAAGTACAAAAAAAATTGAAATGCTAGATCATTCTAAATTACCGAATGTAAAAAGTAATCTGTTAGACGAACTTCAAACACTAGAATACGACCCTGATAATACTTATTCCATACCTCTATTTTGGGGAGTTATGGGAATACTTTACAATAAAACCAAAGTTGACATAAAAGACATGAATGAATTTGATATATTATTTAACGAAAAATACAAAAAAGAAATTGCAATGCTAGACTCTCCAAAAGAAAATATCGGAGTCGCACTTAAAAAACTTGGATATTCCTTCAATGAACACAACATATCCATACTCAAAAAAGCCGAAGAATTATTAAAAAAACAAGCTCCCTTAGTAATAGGTTATTTCTCAGATATCGCCGCAAAATCGCTAGTGCTTAATGGTGAAGCATCTATCCAACTAACATGGAGCGGAGAAGCATTAGATGCAATGCTCAAAGATCCAAATTTAGATTTTTATGTACCTCAGAATACAAATATCTGGATTGATGTCATGGTCATTCCATCAGATGCACCCAATAAAGAACTTGCTTATAAATTCATAAACTTTCTTTATGAAAATGAGGCATCTTACGCAAACTTCGAAGAGACAAGATATAATTCACCAAACAAAAATGTATTCAGTCAATTAAAGGAAGAAGCAAAGAACAATCCTGAAATCAATTTATACTTAGAAGAAAAATTTGTTCCAAAAGACTTTTCAAAATACGAAGTATTTAAAACAATACCCAAAAAAGTAAAAGAAGAACAAATGAGAATATACATAGAATTATCATCCTAA
- a CDS encoding ABC transporter permease, which yields MLKILKNTFLFLTFGFIYAPILILVVYSFNKGDNGFFFQGFSLKWYKEVFLSQQIKTAMYNTLLVATTSSLISTAIGILGAYSIYKTKNNKIKTILLSINKIPIINPDIVTGISLMTFYSLIKIQLGFSTMLVSHIIFSTPYIIIIILPKLYSLPENIIEAARDLGASDSQIFKNIIYPEIIGSVITGSLIAFTLSVDDFLISFFTTGQGFNNLSILINSLTKKGIKPTINAISSILFFVILSLLFIINKCIGIKKLTIDTEI from the coding sequence ATGCTAAAAATACTAAAAAATACTTTCTTATTTTTAACATTTGGGTTTATTTATGCTCCCATACTAATTTTAGTAGTTTATTCTTTTAATAAAGGAGATAATGGATTTTTCTTTCAAGGATTTAGCCTAAAATGGTACAAAGAAGTCTTTCTATCACAGCAAATAAAAACAGCCATGTATAATACCTTATTAGTAGCAACAACATCATCCTTAATCTCTACTGCAATTGGCATCCTAGGGGCCTACAGTATTTACAAAACAAAAAACAACAAAATAAAAACCATCCTGTTATCAATAAATAAAATACCAATAATTAATCCTGACATTGTAACAGGAATTAGCTTAATGACATTTTATTCTCTAATAAAAATACAGCTAGGTTTCTCTACAATGCTAGTATCACACATAATCTTCTCAACACCTTACATAATAATAATAATTTTGCCCAAGCTATATTCTCTTCCAGAAAACATTATTGAAGCAGCTAGAGACCTTGGTGCATCAGATAGTCAAATTTTTAAAAACATAATATACCCAGAAATAATTGGAAGCGTAATAACAGGGAGTCTTATTGCATTTACATTATCAGTTGATGATTTTTTAATATCATTTTTCACAACGGGTCAAGGATTTAATAATTTATCAATACTCATAAATTCTTTAACTAAGAAAGGGATAAAACCCACAATAAACGCAATCTCTTCTATACTATTTTTTGTAATACTAAGCCTCTTATTTATTATTAATAAATGTATAGGTATTAAAAAATTAACAATAGATACAGAAATTTAA
- a CDS encoding ABC transporter permease, whose amino-acid sequence MNRAVLVLYTLFLLFLIILPLVIIIALGFLNERNELTFANFLRLLEPSYLKIFSRSINFALITTIFCMLIGYPTAWFISMSKKSVQNMLTIMIILPMWINTLLRTYAWIRILGKNGIINNLLQAMGFKTIELIYNEKSVVIGMVYNFLPFMILPLYIGLSKIKYEYIEAARDLGARMWQILLYIKLPLTLSYLATGIMMVFIPSITVFIISDLLGGSKQILIGNLIEKQFLFVEDWHTGAAISFIVMIVILTFNLTILKLMHKAT is encoded by the coding sequence ATGAATAGAGCAGTTTTAGTGCTATATACTTTATTTCTATTATTCCTCATTATTTTACCACTAGTAATAATAATAGCTTTAGGATTCTTAAATGAGCGTAATGAGCTCACATTTGCAAACTTTCTAAGATTACTAGAACCAAGCTATCTAAAAATCTTTTCAAGAAGCATAAATTTTGCCCTAATCACAACTATTTTTTGTATGCTAATTGGATATCCTACAGCATGGTTTATATCTATGTCAAAAAAAAGCGTTCAAAATATGCTTACAATAATGATAATACTTCCTATGTGGATCAACACTCTACTTAGAACTTATGCTTGGATCAGAATATTAGGAAAAAATGGAATTATTAATAACTTACTTCAAGCAATGGGATTTAAAACCATAGAATTAATCTATAATGAAAAATCTGTAGTAATCGGCATGGTATATAACTTCTTACCATTTATGATCTTACCATTATACATAGGACTCTCAAAAATAAAATACGAGTATATTGAAGCTGCAAGAGACCTTGGTGCAAGAATGTGGCAAATATTATTATATATAAAGCTGCCATTAACACTATCATACCTCGCAACAGGAATAATGATGGTATTCATTCCATCAATCACAGTATTTATTATCTCAGACTTGCTAGGAGGCTCTAAACAAATTTTAATCGGAAATTTAATCGAAAAACAATTCTTATTCGTAGAGGATTGGCACACTGGAGCTGCTATTTCATTTATTGTCATGATAGTAATATTAACATTTAACTTAACAATACTTAAGTTAATGCATAAGGCAACGTAG